The genomic window TGTCAGGCGGGCTGAGGGTCCCCGTCCTGCCCGGAGCGCAGCCGGTCGACGGCGTCGCGCAGCCGCGCGGTGGTGGCGCGCTCGTCGGCGAGCTCGTCCTGCAGGCCGAGGATGACCTCGGCGGAGGCGAGCGTGTGGCCCTCGTCGAGCAGGCCGCGCAGGCGAGCGGCGAGGACGAGCTGGTGGCGCGAGTAGCGGCGGTGGCCGCCGGGGGAGCGGTGCGGCTGGAGGACGCCGGAGCCGTCGAGGCTGCGCAGGAAGGCGGCCTGCACGCCGAGCAGGGCGGCGGCCTGGCTCATGGTCAGCGCGGGGAAGTCGGGGTCGTCGAGTCGCCGGAGGGCGTCGACCGGCTCGGGGGTGCCGTCGGTCGTCACGGGGTCCACCTCCTCGCCGGGACGGTCTGCAGATGCGGCGCGGGGCCGGGCCGTACCGGCCCGGCCCCGCGTGCGGTCGCCGATCGGCTCGCCGATCAGCTCTCGACGGCCTTGGTCTCGCCCTGGGCGGACGACGACTCGCCCTCGATGGTGCGGCTCTCCACCGCGGCCGGCACATCGGCGCGGGTCACGGTGATCTTGCGGGCCCGGGCCTTCTCCGCCACGGGGATGCTCACGGTGAGCACGCCGTCGTGGTAGCTCGCCTCGAGCCGGTCGGTGTCGAGGCTGCGGCCCAGCACCAGCTGCCGGGTGTAGGCGCCGTAGGGGCGCTCGGCGACGGCCCACTCGGCGCCCTCGAGCTGCGGGACCGAGCGCTCGGCGCTGACGGTGAGGGTCGTGCCCTCGACCGACAGGTCGATCGACCCCGGGTCCACGCCCGGCAGGTCGAAGTGGGCCACGAACTTGTCGCCCACGCGGTAGGCGTCCATCGGCATGCCCGACAGCTGCCGGGCGGTGCCGGTGCGGCCGGTGAGCTGGTCCAGCGCGCGGAAGGCGGCGTTCGTGGCGGCGAACGGGTCGTACGCGGTCAGCATCATGACTGGTGAACCTCCTGGGAGATCCGGTGTGGAGTTCGCTGCCCGAGGTCACAACCTCTAGTGGCAACTGGAGATTACCTCGGTTGCGCACCCTTGTAAACATCCTGCGGCCGAACTTGTTCCCGGGCAGGCATGGACGGGCGGCAACGCGGGCAGACCCCGGACATGGACGCGCACCGAGGAACCGGTGGACCGGCCGAACCCGACACCGGGGCGCACGAGGGGGAGCCGCGGGTCGACGTCGGCCTCGACGGTGACGTCAGCTCCCTCACCGTCACCGGCGAGCTGACCGAGGCCGCGCGCCGGCCCCTGGTCCGCGCCGTCACCGACCAGATGCTGTCGGTGCCCACCCTGTCGCGGGTGGAGCTGCACCTGGGCGGGGTGTCCTACATGAACTCCGCCGGCATGGCCGTGCTGGTGCAGCTGCAGCGGATGACCTCGCCGCGCGCGGTGACCGTCGCGCTGGTCGACCCGCCGCCCGCCGTCGCCCGGCCGCTGCAGCTCACCGGGCTGTGGCGCCGCTTCGAGGTGGTGGAGGAGGGCGCCGGGCCGGCCGACGCCGGTGGCGCCCCGACGTCCGGCGCGCAGTCGCGGCGCCCCGACGGCCCCGA from Geodermatophilus normandii includes these protein-coding regions:
- a CDS encoding STAS domain-containing protein; translated protein: MDAHRGTGGPAEPDTGAHEGEPRVDVGLDGDVSSLTVTGELTEAARRPLVRAVTDQMLSVPTLSRVELHLGGVSYMNSAGMAVLVQLQRMTSPRAVTVALVDPPPAVARPLQLTGLWRRFEVVEEGAGPADAGGAPTSGAQSRRPDGPDGRSA
- a CDS encoding helix-turn-helix domain-containing protein → MTTDGTPEPVDALRRLDDPDFPALTMSQAAALLGVQAAFLRSLDGSGVLQPHRSPGGHRRYSRHQLVLAARLRGLLDEGHTLASAEVILGLQDELADERATTARLRDAVDRLRSGQDGDPQPA
- a CDS encoding Hsp20/alpha crystallin family protein; this encodes MMLTAYDPFAATNAAFRALDQLTGRTGTARQLSGMPMDAYRVGDKFVAHFDLPGVDPGSIDLSVEGTTLTVSAERSVPQLEGAEWAVAERPYGAYTRQLVLGRSLDTDRLEASYHDGVLTVSIPVAEKARARKITVTRADVPAAVESRTIEGESSSAQGETKAVES